In the genome of Thermosphaera aggregans DSM 11486, one region contains:
- a CDS encoding tripartite tricarboxylate transporter permease — translation MEALINPVEVLAWGLTGTLMGLMLSWIPGLHIFNLLVLVFALAPGFITSNIYALPYFALGAVVGFSFASSIASTYLSVSDESMMLMLFPSQRYLLAGRGHRAVLLYLIGALTGAVFLAVFMATIGVYAMPIIYNLFSPYYWFILLAIVVFMFMSEYPKEADYGRTPREKLWLAWRQVLGGVLVFFASGILGFIASYSGLLRIEAAYARLTPLFIGFFGFPWVLRNIISKRSIPRQDTRDFVETSPGAVINGSASGIIGGGIAAFFPIITGGMGALVGGHMASSRGDDAFLVSQGAARTVYYTGALFFLFHPTMRITRGSVAWLVGGVYTPKTWAEFYVGAAFIILAAALSFAVTLYLSKAVAWLLTRVSYVYISVATLAFLVGLVFYLTGPVGLALMLAAASVGFAAMVFNTRLSYCLGSLILPVLANTMGFAGFFFGLLGLGG, via the coding sequence GTGGAGGCTTTAATCAACCCTGTTGAAGTATTGGCGTGGGGTTTAACAGGCACTCTCATGGGCCTGATGCTGTCGTGGATTCCGGGGCTACACATCTTCAACCTCCTAGTCCTGGTTTTCGCCCTTGCCCCAGGGTTCATAACCTCAAACATCTACGCCCTGCCATACTTCGCCCTCGGAGCCGTGGTAGGGTTCTCCTTCGCCAGCTCCATTGCTTCAACATACCTCAGCGTCTCAGACGAGTCGATGATGCTCATGCTCTTCCCCTCGCAAAGGTATCTGCTCGCTGGAAGAGGCCACAGGGCCGTACTGCTCTATCTCATAGGCGCGTTGACAGGGGCGGTTTTCCTCGCCGTCTTCATGGCAACCATCGGGGTTTACGCCATGCCCATCATATACAATCTTTTCAGCCCATACTACTGGTTCATCCTCCTGGCAATAGTCGTCTTCATGTTCATGAGCGAGTACCCTAAGGAGGCTGACTACGGGAGGACGCCCAGGGAGAAGCTCTGGCTTGCATGGAGGCAGGTTCTCGGCGGGGTCCTAGTCTTCTTCGCCTCCGGCATACTGGGCTTCATAGCGTCCTACTCGGGTCTTCTAAGAATTGAGGCAGCGTACGCTAGGCTCACGCCCTTGTTCATAGGCTTCTTCGGCTTCCCATGGGTTTTAAGAAACATCATCTCCAAGAGGAGCATCCCCAGGCAGGATACGAGGGATTTCGTGGAGACCTCTCCCGGCGCAGTCATCAACGGGAGTGCCTCGGGGATAATAGGGGGAGGGATAGCAGCGTTCTTCCCCATTATAACGGGTGGGATGGGTGCGCTGGTTGGAGGACACATGGCTAGTAGCAGGGGTGATGACGCCTTCCTGGTCAGTCAGGGGGCTGCTAGGACAGTATACTATACTGGAGCACTGTTCTTCCTATTCCATCCGACCATGAGGATCACCAGGGGTTCAGTGGCTTGGCTTGTTGGAGGGGTTTACACGCCTAAGACGTGGGCGGAATTCTACGTTGGAGCAGCCTTCATCATTTTAGCAGCGGCCCTATCCTTCGCGGTCACCCTATACTTGTCTAAAGCAGTGGCGTGGCTTCTAACCAGGGTTAGCTATGTCTACATATCAGTTGCCACGCTGGCGTTCCTGGTGGGACTAGTGTTCTACTTGACGGGCCCTGTGGGGTTGGCTTTAATGCTTGCCGCGGCGAGCGTTGGCTTCGCGGCAATGGTTTTCAACACGAGGCTGAGCTACTGCCTTGGTTCCCTGATCCTCCCGGTTCTAGCGAACACTATGGGGTTCGCGGGCTTCTTCTTCGGACTGCTCGGGCTGGGTGGTTGA
- a CDS encoding KEOPS complex subunit Pcc1: MGRFKVAVKVSSSNPVFISSVYRMLSPDNATPPRGVTVKEVVGEDGTSYELVFTAPGGLKELRTLKGSVDEVLKLLEVAEKLAMFK, encoded by the coding sequence GTGGGGCGGTTTAAAGTAGCCGTGAAAGTATCATCCAGCAACCCGGTCTTCATCAGCTCCGTATACAGGATGCTTAGCCCGGATAACGCAACCCCTCCGAGAGGGGTTACCGTAAAGGAAGTAGTTGGCGAGGATGGCACCTCCTACGAGCTTGTTTTCACAGCCCCCGGAGGGTTGAAAGAGCTGAGGACTTTAAAGGGGAGTGTTGACGAGGTTTTGAAACTACTGGAGGTTGCTGAGAAGCTGGCAATGTTTAAATAA
- a CDS encoding winged helix-turn-helix domain-containing protein: MDSRSEDLGSTALRIYVYLLESREPRGVRDVARALNMPVSSVHYHLKRLEELGVIARAPGGYVVAKAIPLEGYILLRKRLIPRLLIYSMFFLGIAIGESYVIHASRRLSPEGALSLITSIVAFAILFVEGLLMRFRLKPG; the protein is encoded by the coding sequence ATGGATTCTAGGAGCGAGGACTTGGGGAGTACAGCGTTGAGAATATACGTCTACCTCCTCGAGTCCCGTGAGCCCAGGGGTGTAAGGGATGTTGCAAGAGCTCTCAACATGCCCGTCAGTAGCGTCCACTATCATTTGAAAAGGCTTGAGGAGCTGGGAGTGATTGCCAGGGCCCCCGGAGGCTACGTGGTTGCTAAGGCGATCCCTTTGGAAGGATACATCCTTCTCCGTAAAAGGCTCATTCCCAGGCTACTCATATATTCAATGTTCTTCCTAGGAATCGCAATTGGAGAGAGCTATGTGATCCACGCGTCGAGGAGGCTCAGCCCTGAAGGAGCCTTGTCGTTGATCACGAGTATTGTAGCGTTCGCGATCCTGTTCGTTGAAGGGTTATTGATGAGGTTCAGGCTCAAGCCTGGTTGA
- a CDS encoding beta-propeller domain-containing protein codes for MRKHVFVTLALATVLIGAFIPPLITGFLGREGSKTTATQMLQGTSPAYNLEGLKRFGNYDELYRFLEKALAASRWYPGLVIASLDLLGAPRGEGGSGAGSQQASRTNVQVEGVDEPDVVKTNGELVIVASGNKVFVISTGERVVKSVIAFETGVKGLFLYEEKLVVFTESYGYYYEAVESTQSLKPPLGVPELRVYFYNITIPEAPVLLGEVSVSGYMLGSRLLDKYVYLVANTYIYEPIIPYVNGRPVPLETLVAVDQHPDAYTVILAVDLEELVYATYTFLVRSGGWLYMSMRNLYIACERPVTFIEASTVVLKAIAERMPPEEKGEVLNLLNEGSLDKAYERVNKYLSSLSDDVRQKLLDEVVSEINKEPMSDETTFYVFNVNGLSVSLQGSFTIPGLLLDQFAMEEFGGFFIVATTESIYEVRAYFYPALSLVLYERGGGVEYSSSNVTGTLHIGWSVIDTGNNVFVIDLESLNVTGSLRHLAPGERIYSARLIGDVFFLVTFRRVDPLFAIDVSDPGNPVVIGFLKIPGFSEYLHPLSSDRLLGIGVEEGGLKISLFNVTDPVNMSEIFKINLPSTWSLALYDHHAVTIHSGMQLVLIPFTRYDGGGASSGVLVIKYGSDELRVDAMLPHYSCVRTIYVGNELYTISPGLVKVFSLETYKELLQIPLLG; via the coding sequence GTGAGGAAGCATGTCTTCGTAACACTAGCGTTGGCGACAGTATTGATCGGAGCCTTCATACCCCCGTTAATTACGGGGTTCCTGGGACGTGAGGGCTCCAAGACTACTGCGACCCAGATGCTTCAGGGAACATCTCCCGCGTACAATCTTGAAGGCTTGAAAAGATTCGGCAACTACGACGAGCTGTACCGGTTCTTAGAGAAGGCTTTAGCCGCAAGCAGGTGGTATCCGGGCTTGGTAATTGCTTCGCTTGACCTTTTGGGAGCGCCGAGAGGGGAGGGTGGTAGCGGTGCAGGGTCTCAGCAAGCATCCAGGACCAACGTACAGGTGGAAGGGGTTGACGAGCCCGATGTGGTTAAGACTAATGGGGAGCTCGTGATTGTTGCTTCGGGCAACAAGGTCTTCGTGATCAGCACTGGGGAAAGAGTTGTCAAATCAGTAATTGCTTTTGAAACAGGCGTTAAGGGATTGTTCCTCTACGAGGAGAAGCTGGTTGTTTTCACCGAGTCCTACGGTTACTACTACGAGGCCGTTGAGTCGACCCAGTCTTTGAAACCGCCCCTGGGAGTGCCCGAGTTAAGAGTCTACTTCTACAATATCACAATCCCTGAGGCACCAGTACTCCTCGGGGAAGTATCCGTGTCAGGTTACATGCTTGGCTCAAGGCTCCTCGACAAATACGTCTACCTTGTAGCTAACACCTACATATACGAGCCCATCATCCCCTACGTGAACGGGAGGCCGGTTCCCCTTGAAACCCTTGTGGCAGTGGATCAGCACCCTGACGCCTATACTGTAATACTTGCAGTTGATCTAGAGGAGCTTGTCTACGCAACCTACACCTTTCTGGTTAGGAGCGGCGGCTGGCTATACATGTCCATGAGAAACCTCTACATTGCCTGTGAGAGGCCCGTAACGTTTATTGAGGCCTCCACTGTAGTGTTGAAAGCTATTGCCGAGCGCATGCCTCCCGAGGAGAAAGGGGAGGTTTTAAACCTGTTGAATGAGGGATCGCTGGATAAGGCTTACGAGAGGGTTAACAAGTACTTGTCAAGCCTGAGCGATGATGTTCGACAGAAGCTACTCGATGAGGTCGTCTCCGAAATTAACAAGGAACCCATGAGTGATGAGACAACATTCTATGTTTTCAACGTTAACGGTCTCTCAGTGAGCTTGCAGGGTTCCTTTACAATCCCGGGATTACTGCTAGACCAGTTCGCCATGGAGGAGTTCGGGGGCTTCTTCATTGTCGCCACAACAGAGAGTATTTACGAGGTGAGAGCATACTTCTACCCCGCTTTATCACTAGTACTGTATGAGAGAGGCGGAGGCGTTGAATACTCATCAAGCAATGTAACGGGAACCCTCCACATCGGATGGAGCGTTATCGACACCGGGAACAATGTCTTCGTAATCGATTTGGAAAGCTTGAACGTGACGGGCTCCCTCAGGCATTTAGCACCCGGAGAGAGGATTTACTCAGCTAGACTAATCGGAGACGTCTTCTTCCTCGTAACCTTCAGGCGGGTGGACCCGTTGTTCGCGATAGATGTTTCAGACCCCGGCAACCCGGTGGTCATAGGCTTCCTTAAAATACCCGGGTTCAGCGAATATCTTCACCCGTTGAGCAGTGACAGGCTACTAGGCATAGGGGTTGAGGAGGGAGGGCTTAAAATATCATTGTTCAACGTTACCGACCCAGTTAACATGAGCGAAATATTCAAGATCAACCTGCCCTCGACATGGTCCCTAGCCCTTTACGACCACCACGCCGTGACCATACATTCCGGGATGCAACTAGTGCTAATACCTTTCACCAGATACGATGGGGGCGGCGCATCGAGCGGGGTCCTCGTGATCAAGTATGGTAGTGACGAGTTAAGGGTTGACGCTATGCTACCACACTACTCCTGCGTCCGCACAATATACGTTGGCAACGAGTTATACACCATTTCGCCCGGGCTGGTCAAGGTTTTCAGCCTTGAAACCTACAAGGAGCTTCTGCAAATCCCGCTACTGGGTTAA
- a CDS encoding aminoacyl-tRNA deacylase, whose amino-acid sequence MSRRGTPERVRGLLEEKGVWYRFYEFPEHTATVEAAVKQVGADPGRIIKTLILIDDEGNYVAAIIPGNKRLSLEKLSRIIGKKLRLARAREVEKATGYPVGAVPPVGHGLKTYVDREVLNVETVIGGGGSTHSLLEMRTKDLLALIQPTVSDIAE is encoded by the coding sequence ATGAGTCGTCGGGGAACCCCCGAAAGGGTTAGAGGTCTCCTCGAGGAGAAAGGTGTTTGGTACAGGTTTTACGAGTTCCCGGAGCACACAGCCACCGTCGAAGCAGCGGTTAAGCAGGTTGGAGCTGACCCGGGGAGGATTATTAAAACACTCATCCTCATCGATGATGAAGGAAATTACGTAGCGGCGATTATACCGGGGAATAAGAGGCTGAGCCTTGAGAAGCTTTCAAGAATAATAGGTAAAAAGCTTAGGCTGGCGCGGGCAAGGGAGGTTGAGAAGGCTACTGGGTATCCTGTTGGAGCTGTCCCACCTGTCGGGCATGGTTTGAAAACCTATGTTGACAGGGAAGTTTTAAACGTGGAAACAGTAATAGGTGGGGGAGGTAGCACTCACTCCTTATTAGAGATGAGGACAAAGGATTTACTGGCTCTAATTCAGCCCACTGTGTCTGACATTGCTGAATAA